The region CCGAATGCACTGGCGCGAATTAACCGCCCCCTTGCCGCCGTGAACAAGCCAATAATTCCGAGGGTGAGCTGACGTTCAGACCTAAAAAAATGGCGTGATTCCCGCGCCATTTTTCATTTGAAGGATCTCGAACCGAGCTGAAAGAGGTCAAGATTCTAGTCCCCCAAGTGAGCTCAAGCTCTGTTTCGCCGTCGACCAAGCACAGCAGAACGGCCTGTTTTTTACAGGGCCAGAATCCCTGATAACGCCGCTTTTACAGCGAAATCGAATGAAATGCGCCATCGGACGAGGTCTTTGTTCGAATTAAAAGCCGATTTTCCAAGAGCTTGGAACGCCAATTCCCTAAACGAGATAACAGGGAATTTTCAACCGACATCAGGGCGATTTCAACGCGGTTCAGTGAACATCCGCGCTAAAGCAAACACGAACAATAGGTTGAGCTCGAAAGTCCGATTGACATAAAATCTCGTACTTGTTGTTTGCGCAAAACTTATGGGTTATTATTTTTACTGTTGACGCAAAGTTCTCGTGTTCGTAAAAAGCATTTGTGTGAGGGAAACTTTGCACCCTGAAGCAGCAGAAGCTCTTTTAGCTAGCGCAGCATCTGGATCACAACGACCGCAATTTTGTTCCACGCGGTCGTGTTAGCCTGAATATCCACTGGATAGGCGGGCGTGTGACCACGCGCGTATGCTGTTCACCCGCTTGTCCTTTCCGAAGACGAAAGACAATGCGATGAAACGTTCACCTACAAAAGTACTTCCACCCGCAAGCCCAGCGAAGATTCTACATAACGCGCAGGCTATGATGGACCAACGCCTTGGCCCGATCGAGTACCGGCCTACTGACGCCCTGAAAGCGTACGATAACAACCCACGAAAACATTCCGAGAAACAGATCACCCAGTTGATGGCGTCGATCGGGCATTTTGGTTTCGCCCTGCCGGTGCTCGTCGATCCCGACGGCGTGCTGATTACCGGTCATGCTCGGATCGATGCGGCCCGGCGGCTGGGGATCACATCGATTCCCGTTATCGTCGCCGACAATTGGAGCCGGGCGCAGGTAAAAGCCTATCGCCTGGCCGACAATCGCTTGGCCGAGGCGGCGACCTGGGATGCGGATCTGCTCCGCATCGAGCTGAACGCCATCATCGAGATAGGCGAGGTGCCGATCGAGCTGCTCGGATGGAGTACCGGCGAGATCGATGTCGTGCTTGAGGGTAATCCGACAGTTGCGGACGAAGATAGCGACGATTTGCTTACACCCCCGGCGACACCGGCCGCGCGTCTGGGAGATACGTGGTTGCTCGGAAAGCACCGGCTGTTCTGCGGTTCATCGCTCGAGCCGCTGAACTGGGTGCCGCTGATGAACGGGCGATCGGGCGCGATGGGGCTGACGGATTCGCCGTTCAACGTGAAAATAAACGGCCACGTCTCTGGCAGCTCGCGTCACGACGAGTTTGCCATGGCTTCGGGGGAGATGTCCTCATCCGAGTTCGTCGCGTTCAACACCCAATACCTCACCAACATGAAGCTGCATTTAACGAATGGCGCGATTGTCATGGCGTTCATGGATCACGCGCACCTTGCGGAGCTCATGGCCGCCGGCAAGGAGGCCGGCCTCAAGCACATGAACCTGTGCGTTTGGGTTAAGTCCAATGGCGGGATGGGTAGCCTTTGGCGCAGTCAACACGAGCTGGTTCTAGTATTGAAGCATGGGAACGCGCCGCACACCAACAACGTGGAACTCGGAAAACACGGCAGGTACCGGACTAATGTCTGGAATGCACCAGGCGCTAATAGCTTCGGATCTTCGCGAGATCAAGACCTTGCCGATCATCCGACCGTAAAGCCGACGACTTTACTGGCGGAAGCCATTCGGGATGTCAGCAAGCCCGGAGAAATCGTCCTGGATGCCTTCGCCGGCTCCGGGTCGACAATCTTGGCCTGCGAGCGCACGAAACGCGTCTGCCACGCGATAGAGATCGAGCCGAAATATATTGA is a window of Sphingomonas sp. Leaf357 DNA encoding:
- a CDS encoding site-specific DNA-methyltransferase, producing the protein MMDQRLGPIEYRPTDALKAYDNNPRKHSEKQITQLMASIGHFGFALPVLVDPDGVLITGHARIDAARRLGITSIPVIVADNWSRAQVKAYRLADNRLAEAATWDADLLRIELNAIIEIGEVPIELLGWSTGEIDVVLEGNPTVADEDSDDLLTPPATPAARLGDTWLLGKHRLFCGSSLEPLNWVPLMNGRSGAMGLTDSPFNVKINGHVSGSSRHDEFAMASGEMSSSEFVAFNTQYLTNMKLHLTNGAIVMAFMDHAHLAELMAAGKEAGLKHMNLCVWVKSNGGMGSLWRSQHELVLVLKHGNAPHTNNVELGKHGRYRTNVWNAPGANSFGSSRDQDLADHPTVKPTTLLAEAIRDVSKPGEIVLDAFAGSGSTILACERTKRVCHAIEIEPKYIDVALRRWEAMTGLEAVLEATGETFAQVAERRAEAETAEHSRDHESVD